AGACACCATCACATTCCAAGCAGCCCACATTAAAGattatgaatattttaaacacTCCTGCAAACTGCCATTAAGTGTGGTGCAGGATTTGATAAGAGTgtaatgtacagtatgtgttacATAGTTGTTGGCAAGAGCATGGTTCTGTGTTATGATGTGTTTAACTTGTGCTTATTctttagtaaaacaaacaaaatgttccaGAATAATTTTATACTTCACCTTATTATAACGTGAGTgagcaaaataaacacacaactatctatttactgtgttttatttgtgattATCTAAAAGTGCACACTTGTTTAAGAATAAACACATGAGATGTGCATCAAGTATGTCAATTGGAAAAAATGAAGCCAGTTGAAAGACATTGCATGTAGGTAGCTTCATTGCTTCTTCCCGTCCAGAAGAAGACCTGCAGCAAGACCTTCATGGCCCCTCTGCAGTGACCCAGGCTGTGGATCAGCACTGTCAGGCTCCTCATCGTGTTCTGCCTGCAGGATCTGAGATGAACCAAACACATTAATTATGATCATAGCAATTGCCTCATTTTTTAGAGTTTTTTGTAGAGTCTAGACCAGAGGCTAATTTGAATTTTGATATCAATTTGAGTCGGTCTAACCTCTACATGAACGAAAACAATGTAGAAAACAtgaggaaaatatattttgttgcatACGTTCAATTAAGGCACAATCCAGGTCAGTTTAGGACTGCTGTGTCAGGGATGCGAGTTCAAAAGCAAAaacgactttaatagtcaaaaaggaaacaaagcaaaggccaacgggcaaaaacacacacaggaactaggaacatccaggaccatAGACAATGACATCCAGGACCATAGACATCGACATCCAGGaccatagacaatgacgcgacaagtgacaggagtcacacacagcttaaatacactaggggggtgcaggtgattggacacaggtggaaacaatcagacaatcacagacgatgacaggacaaggcaggaagtgaagataGCCAGGgaaacaagaagcagaaaactacaaaataagacaggaaatgaaaccacaccgtgacatgctgcctttctttgtctttccaTTGGACGTTTAAGTCACTGGCACAATGGTCCCCATTATTTATCGGCCAAGTCCGTTGCATTCTCACATTTTCAACACCAACTGTTCCTCCTCGGCCTATCAATAAACATTTGCATTGGCAAAATGAtctacacaggcacacacacacacatgcacacacaaaaccccTTCAACCCATTGATTTTGGGTTTACCCTTGTGTTCTGCACAAATACCCAAGCAAGCTGGACTGTAATAAGATGACAATCTATCCAAATATGAAAAAGACAGGTGGATGGAACTTATTATGAATAGTGTTGCAGTGCAAGAAAACCAAGTTTGACTGGACGACAAATAGCGACAACAAAGAAATGTGATTCTTAGCGAACCGGCGGAGAGGAgataatggaaaaaaagcaaGGTGAAGACACCTAAAGAGACGAGGACCAGGCACCAAATAAGAGGTTTGACGGAGACAGAGTGGTGGAAGAAGACGGGGAGGAGACGCTCTCGTTCGTTAGCTTATGAGCTAACTGCTGCTGTCTCACTCACCAGCGCCCAACACAGCTCCTCGAGTTACCGCTCATCTGCATGAGGCCCTCAAAGGCCTCTGGTGTCCACAGCACGGCTGCTAATGAGGGGCTGAGACGGGCAGAtctggttacacacacacatgcacacacaaaaccccTTCAACCCATTGATTCTGGGTTTACCCCTGTGATCTGCACACATGCCCAAGCACGCTGGACTGTAATTGGACTGTAACTTTCATACAGTAGCATGGAACATATTAAAGCACTCGTCAGtgtatgcgcacacacacacacacacacacacacacacacactggtctgTGCGTTACTGGCTGCGTGTTGTGATCCAGCTACAGATAAAGGTTgggtgatgtaaaaaaaaaaaaagagaaacagaggagaGGTGATGAAGAATTTGAGACGGCTCTACTCAACACCGGTGTTTTGCTCGGTGGTGTATCGATCGGGGAGGGGAGGATTCTGTCTGACGAGAGGTTTGGGCTTGTGATGTCCAGATCTGTAGATAAAGACAGCGAATGCGCTGGCTTACACAGAGTCTCTGTATCTTGTTCCATTAGCTTGTACCCAACGTCTCCTCATCTGATATGAGACAGAGGACATGTGCCGCCGTGTGACCTTAACATGACTGGTCTTCCATTATGGTTTTCCTCAGGTTTATACTGGGACATCTCTCTGCGGATGTCAGATGGAGATCAGTtagttaaaagaaaataattaaatgcattttaaataaatgagttaaTGGTGGTTTTTTTTACTCCTTTGGCTTCCCCTTGTTTTGATTTGAGGTTTACAGACAGCTGTTTGCACTATTTTAGCTGCATTGTGGCAGGATGGAAGCTTAAAGGTCTGTGTTCTTTTTAGAGTCTCTAGATGGTTTGATTCAACGTTGTGTTCATGTTGCCGCTGAGAAatcaggaaagtaaataaaagtaaagaaatagCCTCGGACTTGGAAAAAAGTTTGTACACATGCTTGTTGAGGGTCTCTTCGGGAGCTAAATGGATCCTGAGTGGTTTGTCTGTTGCATTTACCATTACTTTCCCGCATTTGTGGAACATTTCTAATGATAGGAAGACATAGTGGTTCCAAAGCACATGGATGCACAAAATCCCTGTAGTGTGAACCGGTCAGGGCAAAGTGTGGCTGCTACTTATCAAAATGTTCACACTATGAGGGACAAAAACTAAAAGGCCACGCTGCATCACCAGTAAATAGCACTACCAACTGAAATGAACAGGGTGATACAAAAACATTGGATTGGAAAACACTTCAGTGGCGGAAAAATAATTGCGGCTCTGAAGAAAAGACTAGCTCATCTGTCCTGGTAGGGCTgtgcggtatggccaaaaattcaTATCACGATATTTTAAAAGATTCTGGTGGTATCCCGGTATACGACAAAGACCACCGGctaatcgttttctgatctaaagTTAACTTAcgtcggattttccaaaaccgaaaaccctccaaacagacacagcttctctcttgggcacaagttgtgttggtgcatctctggtcaaTCGTGGAGTTTTCTGGCTAGCTTAGTCTACGACAATGATGATTTATGAATTCATAAAATTGTGTTtctaaaaagacaaacagctttGTCAGGAGGCTTTTTGAATAGTTATTTTACCTTAAAGGTATAGTGTGGGTCTTTAAAGTGGTTCTGAATCAGTCTCACTTTCATGCTGACCCTCTATGTGACCTCTATCAGTAAAAGACACCATCACAAAGGAGTCTCTTTCTACATACAGTTCTTCTTCTGGCTCCTCATTATGATGCAATCAAATAAAATCTAGAAGGTTCACAGGAACCTCCTTCAGCTAAGCCTCCAGCTGCTGTTCTGGAGAAATCTCCAGTCCACAGAGAACACTAGCATCAAAACAACATGAATGTTTTGTTGTAGTTTTAAttcaggttttttatttttatttttttttttattcaggacTTTTACTCATATGAGAGTGTTTTGTGGGTTGTGTATTAGCTGCTGATTGTACATCAATGGAGCATTATTACAATAAATGACCACTGAAGTTGGATGCAGAATAAACGTCAATGATCTTTTAATGTCAACTTGTTGATATCACGTGACTTTTTAGAACAACTAGAGATACAGACAGTCCAGGTCGAAGCTTCCCACCAAAGAGAGACTCACAAGCCTCACTTTATTCTCCAGCGTGAACGTGTTGATGCTCCCTGAAAGGCCGACGGTGAtagaaactcctcccacactgctcacaggtgAAGGGCTTCTCACCAGTATGGATCCGCTGGTGAGTCTTCAAATTGGCTTTTCGAtagaaactcctcccacactgctcacaggtgAAGGGCTTCTCACCAGTATGGATCCGCTGGTGAGTCTTCAAATGGCTTCTTTGAtagaaactcctcccacactgctcacaggtgAAGGGCTTCTCACCAGTATGGATCCGCTGGTGAGTCTTCAAATTGCTTCGTTCAttgaaactcctcccacactgctcacaggtgAAGGGCTTCTCACCAGTATGGATCCGCTGGTGAGTCTTCAAATGGCTTCTTTGAtagaaactcctcccacactgctcacaggtgAAGGGCTTCTCACCAGTATGGATCCGCTGGTGAGTCTTCAAATGGCTTCTTTGAtagaaactcctcccacactgctcacaggtgAAGGGCTTCTCACCAGTATGGATCCGCTGGTGAGTCTTCAAATTGCTTCTTTGAtagaaactcctcccacactgctcacaggtgAAGAGCTTCTCACCAGTATGGATCCGCTGGTGAGTCTTCAAATGGCTTCTTTGAtagaaactcctcccacactgctcacaggtgAAGGGCTTCTCACCAGTATGGATCCGCTGGTGAGTCTTCAAATTGCTTCTTTCAttgaaactcctcccacactgctcacaggtgAAGGGCTTCTCACCAGTATGGATCCGCTGGTGAGTCTTCAAATTGCTTTTTCGAtagaaactcctcccacactgctcacaggtgAAGGGCTTCTCTTCTGGATGGGCCTCACAGGTGGAGGGGCCTCCTCCGTCATGCTCTGAGGAGGTCGAGGCGCAGCAGTGTGGTTTCTCCACAGTGTCAGCACACTGACGTGGATCTACTTGCCCCCCGGTGAGActctcctcaccctccccaCGAGGTCCGGCTGGATTTGTGGATGTCTGTTGGGAAGTAAAATTATTTCAGACAAAGACAGATGGAAAGAGTGTCACAGGGTATTAATTGGTGGATCCCAGTAATCGTAccccaaaacaaatattttacaatatcaaAGGACACCTGGCGTGCTCATGTCCAGGTTCATACTCATGTTTTGGGGTTCCACTATAAAATGTATACCTGTATACCTGTGCTCATCCTCTGTCTGTTTTGTCTCATTCAGCAGGAGtgggttgctaggcaacagttTTGGTTAATGTTTACTTTCTGTCAGCTGACCATTTCCAATTGCCGTGTACTCACGACAATTGGAAATGAACAAGACACATTGAAACTTTAAACTGTTTACATTTAAAGCTGTGAAATGTTCCGTCTATCTACTACAGTACCCATGAGCCTCTGCTGCGTCTACCAGGAAAAGAAGGTGCAAAAtgagatacatatatattatattcacagTTACAAACATATTAACCATCTAAATGTTCCCAGTCTATCCGGGAGAAAACATGGATCCAAGATTCCTGCTGATCTATCCAGGAGTCAAAGTTTACCTCTGATGAGCTCATCTTGATGGTTGTCTTCTCTTCTAAATGTCTGTTCTTTTCTTCTGGTGAAGACAATAAGACAAAGAAAACCTGAATAAACAAGTGGACATGACCAAGTCAGACAAGTACGACTCTGAAAGACAACTCACAGGCTTTGTTCCCTGCACGTTTATGTTGTGCATCTTTCAAATAACTGCAGTCCAACCattaattaagttaaataaGTATGTCTATCTGTGATATTATATTCAATGAAATATATTCAACAGGCGTTCCCAAGAGTTGataatgtttatatttttattttatcatagaaaagaaaaatgtatccTGTGCATAAAAATCAAAGGAGATGCTTTTGTTATCAATGAAGCAATAAGTTTGATAAATTCAACCCTCATAGAGACAAGAAGTAGAGGGAACGGTCACGACTGAAGGGAACTCGTTTCTGGTCTTACCTGTTGTCTGTGTCGATGAAGTTGAAGCTGACAGGTGATCCGGTGTCTTTTTCTCACTGAAACTCAAAGATGCATTgctggtttccatggtaacctCTGCCAAAGGTGGTTACCATGAAAAAAAACgatattttcaaaattaaacACGGAAAACAATTTTCCGTgtttaattttgaaaatatcgttttttatatatatacagtatatatatataatctgtcAATCCAAACTAAATAAACGTTGATTCTAAAATGGATTTTATATTGCAGAATATGTACAAATGTGTATACCACACATTCTGTTTATCACATCATATTGTGTTATAGTAGTCCTATCTATTGACTTTTGGCTACCAATGTTTAAGTCACCttacaaatcaaatcaatcaaatcttGACCAGTTTATCATTTCATTCAGCATTTCTACGTTTTAGTAAACCGGATGTCGACCGTGGAAACGTAACAGTCAATTACATCAGAGAAAGCAAGAGAGTAGCTCAACATGGAGAAAGCTTTTTGTATTGGATGTAAAACAAACGGCGCAACATAAAGCTGTgtagaggaattcctccacgtgtcacacagaagggggggaggagtggcaaacggaccacttctagcaccgctatgctaagctagctgctaggctaagctagctggaagagttgctagttaTACATGTTCCATCCACACAAATGTGtgcagttttgtgtttaaaataacattaacaattaagcaacagtgtctaaaatgcaagttttctaaagtgattactcaagaaaaacagaaattcattaaaaataacattgtaacaacattcattaatcgtcattaattgagattaatgaatttcaaaatgtgcaattcattttttttaaatctattgacagccctaatcaTTTTACACATATGTATTACGTGGAATAAGTTAAAGCTGATAACTCCATTCCAACCGACATGGAAGCTCAGTGCcttaatttaacataaataaatgtaatattttgctCCTATTTTAAAGGATAAAGTATGAAAAGagtatttttacatttgctCTAAAGTAAATAATTCAGAATGAAAGGCACTTTCGTTAATGACGAGGTTGGAGACTGAATAGCAAAGCTTGAGTATTCTTGTAACTGCAGACATGTTTAACAAAAGAACACAGAGGACAAACAATAATACCCAAGACATTATTTATCAGGACTACAGGCTTTTCAATGCAGCAGCAACTGATTAtagaaaaaacactgaaagagGGCCATTACTTTGAAAAATGTTCTCATGAGTTTTTTAAAATTGCTACCTCAACCTCTTGTTGATCCAACCAAGGCTTCCACTTCCCTGAAGATAACAGAGAGCACATGCGTTTAAAGTAAGGGGATTGTTGAAAggtttaataaatatatgtacTCCAATAATTTATTTCCACACTTTTGGGGATTCACAAGACGTAGATTTAAGTTGCAGGATGGCGAAAATATGCTGCCTTTTATTCCCAAGTGGTTTTAActacaaaaaacagaaatcttTACATCGTCAGTGTCATTTATTTAAACCTTTTGATTAAATAATCAATGCTCTGGCTGCTCAGATGTGCCTTATACATATCACATGAAAGCTAACAGAAAGGTTTTGAGCGCCTCAAAAGTCTATTTAAGGTATGTTGTCATAGGATGAAAGACAGTTTGACACTTTTATAATGTAGTTGACAAGAGTGAAATGAGTGTAAGTTAAGTGGCTTCAATAATTTATTTGTAGATATgctttgattcattttgattgTAGAAGGGTATAAAAAACTGCAACTGCTCTTTGAAGCAAAATGATAACACTAACATCATATtggacaaatacaaaaggtgaaCTAAAACTCTCGTGAATTGTTTCAATGTAAATGTGATGGTGGCccgagaagaagaaacaagcaGAAATTGAAGTGTGGTTTTCGTCAGAAATTGCAGGACAAATGAGGACTTTTCACAAGATATTTGAAaagttgtattaaaaaaaacattgatatcTAGAATCTTTGACTTTCTGTTCATTTTTGGTAATACATTCAGTaggttttgaaatgtttgatattaaatataattattattaagtgAGTACTGCTGTTTGAGTATTTTAATTTGCGTGTATAAAAATGATTTGCTGTCCAGACAATGTATGTGGGATTGACTGGAACATTACAGCATCCATGTTCACGTTAATGAGGGAACATGATACCAAGTGcaatgacgttttttttttttttatagttttttgTCAACAATGGGGCTCTTTGGTAGGAGGGAAAATATCTCAATCTAGGACTCTCGTCATGGGATTTGTTGCCTTATCATTTGGTCTCATTGtatggattgattgattttttgtATACTGTGcgttgcatgtttgtgtgtgtgttccagtcaGATATGGAGAGGAAGTGAGGGACACATGGTGGAGACACGGCTGGTAACATGGTCATGTCTATAACACAGGATGCAACAGCAACTGTGTCTGTTCCCCGGGAGGACCATACCGAGCATTTATCTTTGGCCCCATTGGTTCAAAAGCCAAGTGTTGCAATTAACCGCTTCTATGACCATCAATCAGCGGAGAGCATTAAAACAGTAATCTAATTAAATACCCAGATAGACACAAGGCCATTATTATCTGTTAAATGTCTACAATACTAACAAATGATGGGGGGCTTAACATTTTGAAATGGCCCTTGGAAATAGTATTGTCTGCAAATGAATCGTGTGCAATGGAAATAAGAAGGACAGACAGAAATGAGCACATTTTTGTTAGTTAGACACTATTTctgatttgttttggatttcaaaaatcagtgattgccattctttgcatttttttggttattctgtAATCATTGCCCGCATCACTAATAAATATTctaaagacaaaaatattttcgattgtgatgaatatatatatcaattagtgacagaataaaatgtattgtttttggtcaattttgacagctgtttggtaGAATATTTTATTAGGCCAAACACTTTCTACTTTGCCGTAGGCCTATACTGAAAGGCTGAATACGTTAAAGCCTACCTAATCACTGTAGCCTGAcggatgaacaaataaaattgaAACCGTATGAATAAATAGGATATCTTATAAGATACTGCATGATCCAAATATAGTATTATTTGATAcaagttttcattacattttgggcATGAAATCCACGCTGAATCCACCCTTCAGGGGGCCGGTATTTCAAAATGATCACACAGGATTAATCCTCCTGGATTGGATTAAATCCTGATCAGATCCTAAAAACGGGTATTTCAAAGCAAATCTGATCCTGAAGATTCAGATTCGGATTTGGTAATCCAATCCTGCCTTTGATCCGGATAAAACACTGCTGTTGAGTATTTCAAAACTTTAGTGGGAAATCTGGATCAGTTTGATCCTAAAAATCAGGATTACCCTGATCCCACCTCAGAGGTGGATTTGAGGGAGATTACATGATATGGTTTGAACAGTTTAAGTGTAACTGCTCCCCAAATTCTTTGTTTGAAAAACTGCTATTTCTATGTTTAAGTTTGAATATGAATGCCTTATTTAAGTACGTTTTTTCTTAAGTTATACCCACTGATAAAGGCCTCCACTCAAAccagtcaaatgtatttattaacatgcatgcagcacacacacttaattttCATAGCCAAAGCTCAAAAGGTTATACCATTTGGAGCAGATCTGTGTTAACTGCCTGTCTTCTCTT
This genomic stretch from Gasterosteus aculeatus chromosome 20, fGasAcu3.hap1.1, whole genome shotgun sequence harbors:
- the LOC120810921 gene encoding uncharacterized protein LOC120810921 — its product is MSMNLDMSTPAGPRGEGEESLTGGQVDPRQCADTVEKPHCCASTSSEHDGGGPSTCEAHPEEKPFTCEQCGRSFYRKSNLKTHQRIHTGEKPFTCEQCGRSFNERSNLKTHQRIHTGEKPFTCEQCGRSFYQRSHLKTHQRIHTGEKLFTCEQCGRSFYQRSNLKTHQRIHTGEKPFTCEQCGRSFYQRSHLKTHQRIHTGEKPFTCEQCGRSFYQRSHLKTHQRIHTGEKPFTCEQCGRSFNERSNLKTHQRIHTGEKPFTCEQCGRSFYQRSHLKTHQRIHTGEKPFTCEQCGRSFYRKANLKTHQRIHTGEKPFTCEQCGRSFYHRRPFREHQHVHAGE